The following are encoded together in the Pseudoalteromonas ruthenica genome:
- a CDS encoding S66 family peptidase — MRYPAPLKPGDTIAVPAISSGVDAPFWPRLDYVLEGLKQRGFQVREGDSLRKQGLVSASPEARANELMTLLLDETVAAIMPPWGGDFALDLLPHVDFDALANAAPKWLTGFSDISTISAVLSYRCHWATMHCANLMQLGINDRSAQVEQVFTALNLSLGQQLQQRSSQYYQATHPNYRTHPKAVFKGDTPTHTRMLSGSHSAQFAGRLIGGCADTLFPLLCSSLLDLKQWRTHYSQGVILYLENAELSPSQFARGLLAVRATGGLENLSGIILGRSLCLEQGDFSYYDALDYALQGVACPVVLDADIGHVAPNWVMVSISPLMTQF, encoded by the coding sequence ATGCGTTACCCTGCACCGTTAAAACCCGGTGATACTATCGCCGTTCCCGCGATCTCCTCAGGTGTCGATGCGCCTTTTTGGCCACGTTTGGATTATGTACTGGAGGGCCTCAAGCAACGCGGCTTTCAAGTACGAGAGGGCGACTCGCTACGAAAACAAGGGTTAGTGAGCGCCTCTCCTGAAGCGCGCGCCAATGAGCTGATGACACTGCTATTGGATGAGACGGTGGCTGCAATTATGCCGCCTTGGGGTGGGGATTTCGCTTTAGATTTATTGCCCCACGTGGATTTTGATGCCTTAGCCAATGCCGCACCTAAGTGGTTAACAGGGTTTTCCGATATCAGCACCATTAGTGCCGTATTAAGCTATCGCTGCCATTGGGCAACCATGCACTGTGCTAATTTAATGCAATTAGGCATCAATGACCGCAGTGCTCAGGTTGAGCAAGTATTTACGGCGCTGAACTTGAGCTTAGGCCAGCAATTGCAACAACGCAGTAGCCAATATTATCAGGCGACACACCCCAACTACCGCACGCATCCCAAAGCCGTTTTTAAGGGAGATACGCCAACTCACACGCGTATGTTATCAGGGTCGCACTCAGCGCAGTTTGCTGGACGTTTAATCGGTGGCTGCGCCGATACATTGTTTCCTTTGTTATGCAGCTCGCTGTTAGACCTAAAGCAGTGGCGAACACATTACAGTCAAGGTGTGATTTTGTATTTGGAAAATGCCGAGCTGAGCCCGTCACAATTTGCTCGGGGCTTATTGGCGGTGCGCGCCACTGGAGGATTAGAGAATCTCAGTGGCATTATTCTCGGGCGCTCATTGTGCCTAGAGCAGGGAGATTTTAGCTACTATGATGCCCTCGATTACGCCCTCCAAGGAGTGGCGTGTCCGGTTGTTCTCGATGCTGATATTGGTCATGTTGCGCCCAACTGGGTCATGGTGTCCATTTCCCCGTTAATGACACAGTTCTAA
- a CDS encoding IS3 family transposase (programmed frameshift) has translation MKKSRYTESQIIAVLKEVDAGRKVEEVCRQHGISSATYYNWKSKYGGMEASDVKRLKELEEENAKLKKMFADVSLENHAIKELFRKKGLVTADKRECVSVMVGAGLSIVRACLFVGIGRSTFYRPERDWRKADAAVIDAINAELEKSPRAGFWKCFGRMRFKGFPFNHKRVYRVYCQMGLNLKRRTKRVLPKRIVQPLEVQEQANHQWALDFMHDTLYCGKRFRTLNVVDEGTRECLAIEVDTSLPASRVVRVLEQLKAERGLPNQLRVDNGPELISATLTDWCEANHIELMYIQPGKPQQNGFVERFNGSFRREFLDAYLFENLSQVRDMAWFWRLDYNEERTHESLGNLPPAAYRAKLEDSNLELCH, from the exons ATGAAAAAATCACGCTATACAGAATCTCAGATCATCGCAGTATTAAAAGAAGTCGATGCGGGTAGGAAGGTTGAGGAAGTGTGCCGTCAGCACGGTATCAGTAGTGCAACCTATTACAACTGGAAGTCCAAATACGGTGGGATGGAAGCCTCTGACGTCAAACGGTTGAAGGAGCTTGAAGAGGAAAATGCCAAGCTTAAAAAGATGTTTGCAGATGTTAGTTTGGAAAATCATGCGATTAAGGAGCTTT TTCGCAAAAAAGGGTTGGTGACAGCGGATAAACGAGAATGCGTCAGCGTAATGGTTGGTGCGGGGCTAAGTATCGTAAGGGCTTGTCTGTTTGTTGGCATTGGCCGTTCGACCTTTTATCGCCCTGAACGAGACTGGCGTAAAGCAGATGCTGCTGTCATTGATGCTATCAATGCCGAGCTTGAGAAGTCGCCACGAGCAGGCTTCTGGAAGTGTTTTGGCCGAATGCGCTTCAAAGGCTTTCCCTTCAACCATAAGCGCGTTTATCGCGTGTATTGCCAGATGGGGCTGAACCTAAAACGAAGAACGAAACGTGTGCTACCCAAGCGAATTGTTCAGCCCTTAGAAGTGCAGGAGCAAGCCAATCACCAATGGGCGCTCGATTTTATGCATGACACATTGTATTGCGGTAAACGATTCAGAACGTTAAATGTGGTGGACGAAGGAACGCGAGAGTGCCTTGCAATTGAAGTGGATACCTCGTTGCCCGCTAGCCGTGTCGTACGCGTGTTAGAGCAGCTTAAGGCTGAGCGCGGATTACCGAATCAGCTGCGCGTAGATAATGGCCCAGAGTTAATATCGGCCACCCTGACTGATTGGTGCGAGGCCAATCACATTGAGCTGATGTATATCCAGCCTGGCAAGCCGCAGCAAAATGGCTTTGTTGAACGCTTTAACGGTTCATTCCGCAGAGAGTTTCTTGATGCCTACTTGTTTGAGAATCTCAGCCAAGTGCGAGATATGGCTTGGTTCTGGCGATTGGATTATAACGAAGAAAGAACCCATGAAAGTCTCGGAAACCTGCCACCGGCTGCTTACCGAGCAAAACTGGAAGATTCTAATTTAGAACTGTGTCATTAA
- a CDS encoding WapI family immunity protein translates to MYSGRAYLDLYALQSFQSSLTVLTQKLKGVATLFPLEDQFTVRLAGDGKGHIAVTGHVFEEAAYGSCLKYEFGIDQTYLPGILSSINASLK, encoded by the coding sequence ATTTATAGCGGAAGAGCCTATTTAGATTTATATGCGTTGCAATCATTTCAAAGCTCTTTAACCGTACTTACTCAAAAGCTTAAAGGGGTCGCAACACTTTTTCCTCTTGAAGATCAGTTTACTGTCAGATTAGCGGGAGATGGTAAAGGTCATATAGCAGTAACTGGGCACGTATTTGAAGAAGCCGCATATGGTTCTTGTTTGAAATATGAGTTTGGCATTGACCAAACATATTTACCGGGCATACTTTCATCAATAAATGCGTCGTTAAAATAA
- a CDS encoding tetratricopeptide repeat protein — protein MFSIRFLTIVIFLSCINTYASTKSSQDQIQLNHPNFKAPLKFNVALPSGYSKNKEKSYILMFDFHPNADTYLRGMHDWLSHNGEWPWLQTIIVTPAPGNRAGMLFDPSGETTPLLDFFEAQLLPEIDERYRTNGFKIMSGFRVNGTITLSALINKPDMFDAYIAISPEIKDDYAKILSTTQPKLAKIKGEPKFLLFSHGTTIKEEHQAASYYQLKEILESHAPKALDWHYKHFDENYFMSLPLLSVIVAVEKMFNDINNGLAPESDISQQGIASIVQHYDYLSKQKYGFDVSPKRSINNLGFYLLERAPEEGLKIFAEMVRRYPLDAYSHHNLARAYAKMGDYDTAVKHQEDAVKIADTMLTWHKKRHRRFLEKFIAKASN, from the coding sequence ATGTTTTCAATACGCTTTTTAACGATAGTCATCTTTTTATCGTGCATTAACACCTATGCGTCAACTAAAAGCTCACAAGATCAGATTCAGCTCAATCACCCAAACTTCAAAGCTCCTTTAAAGTTTAATGTTGCCTTGCCGTCCGGTTATAGCAAAAACAAAGAGAAGTCTTACATATTAATGTTTGATTTCCATCCCAATGCAGATACATACCTAAGAGGTATGCATGATTGGCTCAGTCATAATGGTGAATGGCCGTGGTTACAAACAATTATTGTAACTCCAGCTCCAGGAAATAGAGCTGGGATGCTTTTTGATCCATCAGGAGAAACGACACCATTATTAGACTTTTTTGAAGCCCAGCTTCTTCCTGAAATAGATGAGAGATATAGAACCAATGGTTTTAAAATAATGAGTGGGTTTAGAGTTAACGGAACAATTACTCTATCGGCTCTAATAAACAAACCCGATATGTTCGATGCGTATATAGCCATAAGCCCAGAAATTAAAGATGACTACGCAAAAATACTGTCTACGACACAACCAAAGTTAGCGAAAATAAAAGGTGAGCCTAAGTTCCTATTATTCAGTCACGGCACGACCATAAAAGAGGAGCATCAAGCAGCGTCTTATTACCAGCTAAAAGAAATATTAGAATCACATGCTCCCAAAGCACTGGATTGGCATTACAAGCATTTTGATGAAAATTACTTTATGTCTCTTCCACTCTTGTCTGTAATAGTTGCAGTAGAAAAGATGTTCAATGATATTAATAATGGTCTAGCTCCTGAGTCTGATATATCTCAGCAAGGTATTGCTTCCATAGTTCAGCATTATGATTATTTATCGAAACAAAAGTATGGGTTTGACGTCTCTCCAAAAAGGTCGATTAACAATTTAGGTTTTTACTTGCTGGAAAGAGCACCAGAGGAAGGGCTCAAGATTTTTGCAGAAATGGTTAGACGCTATCCATTGGATGCATATAGTCACCACAATTTAGCTAGAGCTTATGCGAAAATGGGCGACTATGATACCGCAGTTAAGCATCAAGAAGATGCAGTCAAAATAGCAGACACCATGCTCACATGGCATAAAAAAAGGCATCGTAGGTTTTTAGAAAAATTTATAGCTAAAGCAAGTAATTGA
- a CDS encoding efflux RND transporter permease subunit produces the protein MTQQREKGLIAWFARNPVAANLLMVFIIVGGILSALSIRKQMFPQFENNWLSIQAVYPGAAPQEVEEGITIKVEESLQGLEGIKRLITYSNRGYSQSWIEVEESYDPQEVLDEVKMQVDAISSFPAEMERPNIRRQKFTQEVMILALYGDMSNYQLKELGNKLHDEMLSLPLVNLVEFNSGLDYEISIEVSPDKLREYGLTFRDIATAVRNFSANMSAGQIRSDNGYISMRVEKQAYRGNEFEKLPLITLEDGAQVFLGDVATIQDGFEEGLQYSKYNGKNSLMFEVAASKDQDITRVAAVMDDYLKRKETELPAGVKLTPMVDLTYYLEGRLDMMIENMIWGGVLVMLMLAMFLRIRLAFWVMMGLPVSFLGAFLMMPVGLDITINLASLFAFILVLGIVVDDAIVVGESAHAEIEKHGQSLDNVVRGVKRVAVPATFGVLTTVAAFLPQTLASGPGAAFSKAIGGVIILCLLFSLVESKLILPAHLAAMKNRPVNPRNPLHRLRSRFDAGLKYVIESLYRPAVTWCIHYRYTVIVGFLGILIVSAGLFAGGLIKFIANPKIPHDFPGINIEMNLASSESATLATARKIEQVVLDVEKQIEQQYGQPMIRDISVNMQGRTNARLMMVLVEPHLRPMDTFALSALWRENMPPLPGLKSMTIDDSIMNGGGRDDGDISFRLEGRDNEQLKEVAAKLKDKLATMAGVGDINDSMQSATEEVQLDLKPIAYSLGLTLADVASQVNFSFYGLEAQRILRDGEELKVMIRYPIEQRNSISEINDVRIITPAGAEVPLAEVAEVTLVDGVNRIRRENAKRTVNVWAAVDPNQAEPFTIAREIRDEYLPALLKNYPGVQSKVAGRVQEEMESVAEQIRDLVLSLMIIFALLAIPLRSYTQPLLIMSVIPFGVVGAVYGHVFMGMTMSSLSFFGIIAVAGVVVNDSLVMVDFVNKARAQGISIKDAVVEAGCKRFRAILLTSITTFIGLIPIITETSLQAQIVIPMAVSLAFGVLFATVITLVLIPCQYVALEDAKRLMRKWFSRPEPGTGVSDKPAAQHN, from the coding sequence ATGACGCAGCAAAGAGAAAAAGGCTTAATCGCTTGGTTTGCGCGTAATCCGGTGGCAGCCAACTTATTGATGGTATTCATCATTGTTGGCGGTATCCTTAGCGCCCTATCTATTCGCAAACAAATGTTCCCACAGTTTGAGAATAACTGGTTAAGTATTCAGGCGGTTTATCCCGGTGCGGCCCCTCAAGAGGTTGAAGAAGGGATCACCATCAAGGTTGAGGAGTCTTTACAGGGCTTGGAGGGGATCAAACGTTTGATCACCTACTCTAATCGTGGCTACTCACAAAGCTGGATTGAGGTCGAAGAGTCTTACGACCCGCAAGAAGTGCTCGATGAAGTAAAAATGCAGGTCGATGCAATTTCCAGTTTCCCTGCGGAGATGGAGCGCCCTAATATTCGCCGGCAAAAGTTTACTCAGGAAGTCATGATTTTGGCTCTCTACGGCGATATGAGTAATTATCAGCTTAAGGAGCTCGGGAATAAGCTGCATGATGAAATGCTCAGTCTGCCGCTAGTGAACTTAGTCGAATTTAACTCCGGCTTGGATTACGAGATAAGCATTGAAGTCAGCCCCGATAAGCTGCGCGAATATGGCCTTACCTTCCGCGATATCGCCACGGCGGTGCGTAACTTCTCGGCCAATATGTCTGCCGGACAAATCCGCTCCGATAACGGCTACATATCCATGCGCGTGGAAAAACAAGCCTATCGCGGTAATGAATTTGAGAAGCTGCCATTAATTACCCTTGAAGATGGTGCACAAGTCTTTCTCGGGGATGTGGCCACCATTCAAGACGGCTTTGAAGAAGGCCTACAATATTCGAAATACAATGGTAAAAACTCGCTGATGTTCGAGGTGGCAGCCTCCAAAGATCAAGATATCACCCGCGTTGCTGCGGTAATGGATGACTACCTCAAGCGCAAAGAAACCGAATTACCCGCAGGTGTTAAATTAACGCCTATGGTCGATTTAACCTACTACCTCGAAGGGCGTCTCGATATGATGATCGAGAATATGATTTGGGGCGGTGTGTTAGTCATGCTGATGCTAGCCATGTTCCTGCGCATTCGGTTGGCCTTTTGGGTGATGATGGGGTTACCGGTGTCCTTTCTCGGCGCTTTCCTGATGATGCCCGTGGGGCTAGACATCACCATTAACCTTGCCTCACTGTTCGCTTTTATTCTGGTTCTGGGGATCGTTGTAGACGATGCCATTGTGGTGGGCGAGTCGGCCCATGCGGAGATAGAAAAGCATGGCCAGAGTTTAGATAACGTCGTACGCGGCGTAAAACGCGTCGCGGTGCCCGCCACCTTTGGTGTGCTCACCACCGTGGCCGCTTTTTTACCGCAAACACTCGCTTCCGGCCCTGGCGCAGCATTCAGTAAGGCCATAGGCGGCGTTATTATCCTCTGCTTACTGTTCTCCTTGGTGGAATCAAAACTGATCCTTCCAGCGCACTTGGCGGCGATGAAAAACCGCCCGGTTAACCCACGCAACCCGTTGCATCGCTTACGCAGTCGCTTTGATGCGGGGTTAAAGTACGTGATTGAATCACTATACCGCCCTGCGGTTACCTGGTGCATTCACTACCGTTACACCGTCATTGTGGGCTTTTTGGGTATTTTAATTGTCAGTGCGGGGCTATTCGCCGGTGGACTCATTAAGTTTATCGCCAACCCAAAAATCCCCCATGATTTCCCTGGCATTAATATCGAAATGAATCTCGCCAGTTCAGAGAGCGCAACCTTGGCTACGGCTCGCAAAATTGAGCAAGTGGTGCTCGATGTTGAAAAGCAAATTGAACAGCAATACGGCCAGCCAATGATCCGCGATATTTCTGTCAACATGCAAGGACGCACTAACGCTCGCTTGATGATGGTATTAGTAGAACCGCATTTGCGTCCTATGGATACCTTTGCACTCAGTGCTCTGTGGCGTGAAAATATGCCGCCACTGCCGGGACTGAAATCAATGACCATCGACGATAGCATCATGAATGGCGGCGGTCGTGATGATGGCGATATCAGCTTCCGTTTAGAGGGTCGAGATAACGAACAATTGAAAGAAGTGGCCGCCAAACTCAAAGATAAACTTGCCACCATGGCCGGTGTGGGTGATATCAATGACTCCATGCAAAGCGCCACCGAAGAAGTACAGCTGGATTTAAAACCTATTGCCTACAGCTTAGGGCTGACCTTGGCCGATGTTGCATCGCAGGTGAACTTTAGCTTTTACGGTTTAGAGGCGCAGCGCATTCTTCGCGATGGCGAAGAGTTAAAAGTGATGATCCGCTACCCCATTGAACAGCGAAACTCCATCAGTGAAATCAATGATGTGCGCATTATCACGCCTGCTGGCGCAGAAGTGCCGCTGGCAGAAGTAGCTGAGGTGACGCTGGTCGACGGTGTTAACCGCATCCGTCGCGAAAACGCCAAGCGCACGGTTAACGTGTGGGCTGCGGTAGACCCCAATCAAGCTGAACCTTTTACCATTGCCCGAGAGATCCGTGATGAGTATCTGCCAGCCTTATTGAAGAACTATCCCGGCGTACAAAGCAAGGTTGCTGGACGCGTGCAAGAGGAAATGGAAAGCGTTGCCGAGCAAATCCGCGATTTAGTGCTATCGCTGATGATTATCTTTGCGTTATTGGCGATTCCTTTGCGCTCTTACACCCAGCCCTTGTTGATCATGTCGGTGATCCCCTTTGGCGTGGTCGGCGCGGTTTATGGCCATGTATTTATGGGCATGACCATGAGTAGCCTGTCATTCTTTGGCATCATCGCCGTGGCCGGTGTGGTGGTTAACGACTCGCTGGTCATGGTGGACTTTGTCAACAAAGCGCGTGCCCAGGGCATCTCTATAAAAGATGCGGTGGTCGAAGCAGGTTGCAAGCGCTTTCGCGCTATTTTGCTTACCTCAATCACCACCTTTATCGGCCTTATTCCGATTATCACTGAAACCAGCTTGCAGGCACAGATTGTGATCCCTATGGCGGTTTCCTTGGCTTTCGGGGTGCTCTTTGCAACGGTGATCACCTTGGTACTCATTCCTTGCCAATATGTGGCACTGGAAGATGCCAAGCGTCTGATGCGCAAATGGTTCTCTCGCCCTGAGCCAGGCACCGGAGTAAGTGATAAACCGGCTGCACAACATAATTAA